In Flavobacteriales bacterium, one genomic interval encodes:
- a CDS encoding DUF2795 domain-containing protein — protein MYWTLELASYLEDAPWPATKDELIDFAMRTGAPLEVVENLQAIEDDEEVFETIEDIWPDYPSKEDFFFNEDEY, from the coding sequence ATGTACTGGACCTTAGAACTTGCTTCATATCTGGAGGACGCCCCTTGGCCTGCCACCAAGGATGAACTTATTGATTTTGCAATGCGTACAGGCGCTCCATTGGAAGTAGTGGAGAACCTTCAAGCAATTGAGGACGATGAAGAAGTATTCGAGACCATTGAGGACATATGGCCGGATTACCCATCGAAGGAGGACTTCTTCTTCAATGAGGACGAATACTGA
- a CDS encoding cob(I)yrinic acid a,c-diamide adenosyltransferase, whose translation MKIYTRTGDKGQTSLLGGDRVPKDSLRIESYGTVDELNSHIGLLRDFAKGELDAELMPIQATLFSLGSRLASGTEEQAEKFKVPAITEAHITQLESEMDRMDAELPPMRNFILPGGDMTSSQAHVCRTVCRRAERLIVRLASEEPVPEILVRYLNRLSDLFFVLARSIAHHNGVADTPWTPRQ comes from the coding sequence ATGAAGATCTATACCCGTACAGGTGATAAAGGCCAGACCAGCTTATTGGGTGGCGACCGTGTACCTAAGGACAGTTTGCGCATAGAGTCATATGGTACGGTCGATGAGCTGAACAGCCACATCGGATTGTTACGCGACTTTGCGAAAGGCGAACTGGATGCGGAACTGATGCCGATCCAAGCAACGTTGTTCAGTCTAGGATCGCGGTTAGCAAGTGGAACCGAAGAGCAAGCCGAGAAATTCAAAGTACCTGCGATCACCGAAGCGCACATCACGCAGTTGGAATCCGAAATGGATCGGATGGATGCCGAACTTCCACCAATGCGGAATTTTATTCTTCCGGGAGGCGACATGACATCGTCACAGGCACATGTTTGCCGCACCGTGTGTCGAAGAGCGGAGCGGTTGATCGTAAGACTAGCTTCGGAAGAACCTGTTCCCGAGATCCTGGTACGGTATCTGAACCGTCTCAGCGACCTCTTTTTCGTACTTGCCCGCAGCATTGCTCACCACAATGGAGTGGCAGATACGCCATGGACCCCGCGCCAGTAG
- a CDS encoding class I SAM-dependent methyltransferase: protein MNFLSGVAFLTFEHIVGSMLQRITSYIGHWGTATDRHGVHSPFVYRLIAEVLRKDELRPEFVAIEALREELLQNDEKIRVHDLGAGSTKLKKPDRRISSIARTALKSPKEARLLNRLAQFSSGSTVLELGTSFGISTLYMSRALPDAKVFTIEGCPKTACIARSNFQQSTASNITSVVGDFRTELPKVLDQIDQLDLVFIDGHHAQEPTLTYFEQCLAKAHNDTLFVFDDIHWSSGMEAAWEHIKAHEQVTVSIDLFDLGLVFLRSGQAREHFKLHY, encoded by the coding sequence ATGAATTTCCTCAGCGGTGTGGCGTTTCTTACTTTTGAGCATATTGTGGGTTCCATGCTGCAACGGATCACGAGCTACATCGGGCATTGGGGCACAGCCACCGATCGCCACGGAGTGCACAGTCCATTCGTGTACAGGTTGATCGCTGAGGTTCTCCGCAAAGATGAGTTACGTCCCGAATTTGTAGCCATCGAAGCACTCCGAGAAGAGCTGTTGCAGAACGACGAAAAAATTCGTGTACACGATCTCGGAGCCGGATCGACCAAGCTGAAGAAACCGGATCGTCGGATCTCATCGATCGCCAGAACAGCACTAAAATCACCCAAGGAAGCAAGGCTCCTTAACCGGTTGGCACAATTCAGCTCCGGATCAACGGTGCTTGAACTAGGCACATCTTTCGGGATCTCCACGTTATACATGTCACGCGCATTGCCTGATGCCAAGGTGTTCACCATTGAAGGTTGCCCCAAGACCGCATGCATTGCACGATCGAATTTCCAGCAATCGACTGCATCGAATATCACTTCCGTGGTCGGTGATTTCAGAACTGAACTACCTAAGGTCCTTGACCAGATCGATCAATTGGATCTTGTTTTCATTGATGGTCACCACGCGCAAGAACCTACACTAACCTATTTTGAACAATGCCTCGCGAAAGCCCATAACGACACCCTATTTGTATTTGACGATATCCACTGGAGCAGCGGGATGGAAGCGGCATGGGAACATATCAAAGCACATGAACAAGTAACCGTGAGCATCGACCTTTTTGATCTTGGATTAGTATTCTTGCGCTCTGGGCAAGCTCGAGAGCATTTCAAACTGCACTACTGA
- a CDS encoding bifunctional folylpolyglutamate synthase/dihydrofolate synthase, whose amino-acid sequence MTYAETLDYLFARLPMYQRVGKAAYKADLSNTHALMEFTGHPERGLKCVHVAGTNGKGSTTHFIASVLQEAGYKVGLHTSPHLKDFRERFRINGVMIPEHIVTRFVEEYRTALEPIDASFFEWGVALAFWWFKQEKVDIAVIETGMGGRLDSTNVITPEVSVITTIGLDHMEFLGNTLEAIAGEKAGIIKPGIAVIIGEADGPVADVFRTKALSVNAPILFVDQSIPLTEKIGLHGDHQQRNARTAKAAIAKLQESHWQINEAAISAGLQKVVENTGLQGRWQQITPNTYIDVAHNADGFQVLLQLLKEYTYDHLHIVLGMVNDKDIAKALAILPKNATYYYCKADIPRGLDGRALQEMALVHGLFGRVYSSVSEAFSAARTIATDQDMIVVTGSVFIVAEVI is encoded by the coding sequence ATGACCTACGCTGAAACGCTCGACTACCTCTTTGCACGCCTGCCAATGTACCAACGGGTGGGTAAGGCAGCTTACAAAGCAGACCTGAGCAATACACATGCCCTGATGGAGTTCACCGGTCATCCGGAACGAGGCCTGAAATGCGTGCATGTCGCAGGCACCAACGGAAAAGGCAGCACCACCCATTTCATCGCAAGCGTACTGCAAGAAGCTGGGTACAAAGTGGGACTGCATACAAGCCCGCATTTAAAAGACTTTCGGGAACGATTCCGGATCAATGGTGTAATGATCCCGGAACACATTGTAACGCGTTTTGTCGAAGAATACAGGACGGCCTTAGAGCCGATCGATGCATCGTTCTTCGAATGGGGCGTAGCATTGGCTTTCTGGTGGTTCAAGCAAGAAAAGGTCGACATTGCGGTGATCGAAACAGGCATGGGAGGTCGGTTGGATAGTACCAACGTGATAACACCGGAAGTCAGCGTGATCACCACGATCGGTTTGGACCATATGGAATTCCTGGGTAATACACTGGAAGCCATTGCAGGTGAAAAGGCAGGGATCATCAAACCAGGCATAGCCGTGATCATTGGCGAAGCAGATGGTCCTGTTGCAGATGTGTTTCGTACTAAAGCGCTGTCGGTGAATGCCCCCATCCTGTTCGTGGATCAGTCGATACCATTAACGGAAAAGATCGGGTTACACGGAGATCATCAGCAACGCAATGCCCGAACGGCAAAGGCCGCAATTGCGAAATTGCAAGAAAGCCACTGGCAGATCAACGAAGCAGCAATATCCGCTGGTCTACAAAAAGTGGTCGAGAACACTGGCCTACAAGGCCGATGGCAGCAGATCACACCTAACACTTACATAGACGTCGCGCACAATGCGGATGGCTTCCAAGTTCTCCTGCAATTGCTGAAGGAATACACCTATGATCATTTGCACATCGTCCTAGGCATGGTAAATGACAAGGACATCGCCAAAGCACTGGCTATACTACCGAAAAATGCCACTTACTACTACTGCAAAGCTGACATTCCCCGAGGCTTGGACGGAAGAGCCTTGCAGGAAATGGCCTTGGTACATGGGCTCTTTGGCAGGGTATATTCATCTGTTAGTGAGGCCTTCAGCGCTGCCCGGACGATCGCAACGGATCAAGATATGATCGTAGTTACGGGAAGTGTTTTTATTGTTGCTGAGGTAATATGA
- a CDS encoding energy transducer TonB, translating to MAYAIPQDESGKRKSVALTISVVFHALLVLFFLWWKIITPIPPFPELGGGGGGLEIDLGFSSEGMGVDNTSMPTPQNNTAPPVVGTEELLTDEDPEAPEINVPSKPDKPKPDKPKPDKPKPEKPKPTEAELQQAAIDRMNALYNNPGSGQGNGNKPGNQGSQNGSANGGGTGTGGGTGTGSGTGTGTGAGPGSDGIGYSLGGRSMRFKPPINDKPGVAGTVVLDIYVDKDGNVMSAEQNLSQSTTMAHNLVQIAKTTALQCKFEKRTSGPDEQKGTITFKFKVS from the coding sequence ATGGCTTACGCAATACCACAGGACGAATCAGGTAAACGCAAGAGCGTTGCGCTCACGATCTCGGTCGTGTTCCATGCCTTGTTGGTGTTGTTCTTTCTGTGGTGGAAGATCATTACACCTATACCACCATTCCCTGAATTAGGAGGAGGTGGAGGTGGTCTGGAGATCGACCTTGGCTTTAGTTCAGAAGGGATGGGCGTGGATAACACGAGCATGCCCACACCGCAGAACAACACTGCCCCACCTGTAGTAGGCACCGAAGAGTTGTTGACCGATGAGGACCCGGAAGCACCCGAGATAAACGTACCAAGTAAACCCGACAAACCCAAGCCGGACAAGCCCAAGCCCGATAAACCGAAACCCGAGAAGCCAAAGCCTACGGAAGCGGAATTGCAACAGGCCGCGATCGACCGTATGAACGCCTTGTACAATAACCCGGGCAGTGGTCAAGGCAATGGGAACAAACCGGGCAACCAAGGTAGCCAGAACGGTTCCGCGAATGGTGGTGGTACGGGTACTGGTGGCGGAACAGGAACCGGTTCAGGTACCGGAACAGGAACGGGCGCCGGCCCAGGCTCGGATGGCATTGGTTACAGCTTAGGTGGTCGTTCCATGCGTTTCAAACCGCCCATCAACGACAAGCCTGGAGTTGCTGGAACCGTGGTTCTGGACATTTACGTTGATAAGGATGGCAACGTAATGAGCGCTGAACAGAACCTGAGCCAAAGCACTACCATGGCGCACAACTTGGTACAGATCGCGAAAACAACTGCGTTGCAGTGCAAATTCGAAAAACGAACAAGCGGCCCTGACGAACAAAAGGGAACCATCACCTTTAAGTTCAAGGTCAGTTAA
- a CDS encoding biopolymer transporter ExbD — translation MKFRRKPREHAEVSTESLNDIMFFLLLFFLIVSTLANPNVVKLTLPSSKQSMQMNKQPLTVSVTKDKQYAIDKVPIAFADLENELKTRLVGLDQATVVLRFDQELSVQDLVDVLTIGNRLKLKMVLATQTPS, via the coding sequence ATGAAGTTCCGCAGAAAACCACGGGAACATGCCGAAGTGAGCACAGAATCGCTCAACGACATCATGTTCTTTTTGCTCCTGTTCTTCTTGATCGTGAGCACGCTTGCCAATCCTAACGTGGTAAAGCTTACCCTTCCGAGCAGCAAGCAGAGCATGCAAATGAACAAGCAGCCGCTCACGGTCTCGGTAACAAAAGACAAGCAATATGCCATTGATAAAGTACCTATTGCCTTTGCTGATCTTGAGAACGAATTGAAGACCCGTTTGGTCGGATTGGACCAAGCCACGGTGGTGTTGCGGTTCGATCAGGAATTGAGCGTACAGGATCTTGTCGATGTGCTTACGATCGGCAACCGCCTGAAACTTAAAATGGTGTTGGCTACGCAGACACCGAGCTAA
- a CDS encoding MotA/TolQ/ExbB proton channel family protein — protein sequence MPMLPTLFAQIQEGTDAAAQAAQAALAAQTIVPPTQPLPDTITLWDLLSYGGWPIMVPLALMSLAVVYITIERILALGKALKSDKDMMARVRDYVHEGKIDSALNACASNPTPSARMIEKGLQRVGKPSKEIESAMESVGQLELARLEKGIGVLSLVAKLAPMFGFIGTIIGVIKIFYDISLTDNISIGVISSGLYQKMITSASGLIVGIIGFACYFIVSSMLNRVETKMGTAALSFMDILQEPLKK from the coding sequence ATGCCGATGCTACCAACCCTTTTCGCCCAGATCCAAGAAGGCACCGATGCTGCCGCACAAGCTGCACAAGCCGCTTTAGCAGCGCAAACGATAGTTCCACCAACACAACCACTTCCGGACACCATCACCCTCTGGGATCTGCTTTCCTACGGCGGTTGGCCCATTATGGTACCGTTGGCATTGATGTCGCTTGCGGTGGTGTACATCACCATTGAACGCATTCTCGCGCTGGGCAAAGCACTGAAAAGTGACAAGGACATGATGGCTCGTGTTCGGGACTATGTTCACGAGGGCAAGATCGATTCGGCATTGAACGCCTGTGCATCCAATCCCACCCCAAGTGCGCGCATGATCGAGAAAGGTCTGCAACGCGTTGGCAAACCGAGCAAAGAGATCGAAAGTGCAATGGAATCCGTAGGACAGTTGGAACTGGCTCGATTGGAAAAAGGGATCGGTGTACTAAGCTTGGTCGCCAAACTTGCACCCATGTTCGGGTTCATCGGAACCATTATCGGTGTGATCAAGATCTTCTACGACATATCACTTACGGACAACATCAGCATTGGCGTTATCTCCAGTGGTCTTTACCAGAAAATGATCACCTCTGCAAGCGGTCTGATAGTTGGTATCATTGGTTTTGCATGCTATTTCATCGTAAGCAGTATGTTGAACCGCGTTGAGACCAAAATGGGCACAGCGGCATTGTCGTTCATGGATATTTTACAGGAACCCTTGAAAAAGTAA
- a CDS encoding amino acid dehydrogenase, producing the protein MRDALRRFEERAPEIVFEWTDTPTGARGWVVINSLRGGAAGGGTRMRKGLDKREVESLAKTMEVKFSVCGPAIGGAKSGIDFDPGDPRKNEVLDRWYKAVMPLLKNYYGTGGDLNVDELHDVIPITERYGLRHPQEGVVNGHIGGTEKSKQQVIDQLRIGVSKLVDDTTYVPVAHKYAVADMITGWGVAESVRHYYRVYGGDLKGKRIIVQGWGNVAAAAGYYLAREGAAIVGIIDRHGGILEPNGLTAERAKVLFEEKDGNRLKAHEAMPFEEINAKIWDIGADVFLPCAASRLVTQEQVDRMTAKGLDVISSGANVPFADSEIFYGPIAEHADSKVSVIPDFIANCGMARVFAHCMQLGADLSDYGIFQDVSKVIGTALEETHAKHPERTFLTRTAFEITLQKLL; encoded by the coding sequence ATGCGCGATGCCCTGCGCCGCTTCGAAGAGCGCGCCCCTGAAATTGTTTTTGAATGGACCGATACCCCCACGGGTGCTCGCGGCTGGGTTGTGATAAACAGCCTGCGCGGTGGTGCTGCCGGTGGTGGAACCCGCATGCGCAAAGGGTTGGATAAGCGTGAAGTGGAAAGTCTGGCCAAGACAATGGAAGTGAAGTTCAGTGTTTGTGGCCCAGCGATCGGTGGTGCCAAAAGCGGTATCGACTTCGACCCAGGAGACCCGCGCAAGAACGAAGTATTGGATCGCTGGTACAAGGCGGTAATGCCTTTACTGAAGAATTACTACGGTACCGGTGGAGATCTTAACGTGGATGAACTGCACGATGTGATCCCGATCACGGAACGCTATGGATTGAGACACCCCCAAGAAGGCGTGGTGAACGGCCACATTGGCGGCACGGAGAAGAGCAAACAACAAGTGATCGATCAGTTACGCATAGGCGTAAGCAAATTGGTTGACGACACCACATACGTTCCCGTAGCACATAAATACGCCGTGGCCGACATGATCACGGGCTGGGGAGTTGCTGAAAGCGTGCGGCACTATTACCGCGTCTATGGCGGTGATCTGAAGGGCAAACGGATCATCGTGCAAGGCTGGGGCAATGTGGCTGCTGCGGCAGGATATTATTTGGCACGTGAAGGCGCAGCGATCGTGGGCATCATTGATCGTCACGGTGGTATATTGGAGCCGAACGGTCTTACTGCAGAGCGAGCAAAAGTCCTCTTCGAAGAAAAGGATGGCAACAGACTAAAAGCCCATGAAGCCATGCCTTTTGAGGAAATTAACGCTAAGATCTGGGATATAGGTGCCGATGTATTCCTACCCTGTGCGGCCAGTCGGCTCGTGACCCAGGAACAAGTGGATCGTATGACCGCCAAAGGTTTGGATGTGATCAGCAGTGGAGCGAACGTACCCTTTGCGGACAGCGAGATCTTTTACGGCCCGATCGCCGAACACGCCGACTCCAAAGTGAGCGTGATCCCTGATTTCATTGCCAATTGCGGCATGGCCAGAGTATTCGCTCATTGCATGCAACTCGGCGCAGACCTGAGTGACTATGGAATTTTCCAGGACGTAAGCAAAGTAATTGGTACGGCTTTGGAAGAAACACATGCCAAGCATCCGGAACGCACTTTTTTGACCCGTACAGCCTTCGAGATCACCCTTCAAAAACTATTGTAG
- a CDS encoding T9SS type A sorting domain-containing protein, with translation MISHLNNWDVVKQQCSAIIACAAFLILPTVGKASHNIGAEIRFIALSAYTYQIEVVHYSRLAAVSADNEWLLVEYGDGSVDSIFRTGLIDYPEYDLRVSYYASQHMYSGNGAFTISCRIPNRNVGIINIPNSVTEPLSVDALIVIDPVLGMNNSIRFDSLQTNWYMTWNTLVHEPGAYEVDGDSVAYELVTPLGTGNSPIPGYAYPSVFASNYVWVNPLTGRLLWDQPTLSGEYVVAIRGSEYRNGQLIGQVTRDVEIQVIFDMLIVGVTELEPSEPLTIQPSQASSVIQFDSGSAGNCTAQLFNTTGALVSTLSITTRLNTYIVNDLDPGMYVLRIHTTEGNTQIGRFVKE, from the coding sequence ATGATCAGTCATCTGAATAATTGGGACGTTGTAAAACAACAATGCTCTGCTATTATCGCGTGTGCGGCATTTCTAATTCTACCAACGGTAGGAAAAGCATCACATAATATCGGTGCTGAGATCCGATTCATCGCACTTAGCGCATATACATACCAAATAGAGGTGGTCCATTATAGTCGGTTAGCCGCTGTTTCCGCCGACAATGAATGGTTGTTAGTAGAATACGGTGATGGATCCGTAGACTCTATTTTTCGAACCGGTCTTATTGATTATCCGGAGTACGACCTGAGGGTATCATATTATGCTTCCCAACACATGTACTCTGGTAACGGCGCATTCACTATATCATGCCGTATTCCGAATCGAAATGTCGGAATCATAAATATCCCGAATTCGGTGACCGAGCCTTTGTCGGTAGATGCATTGATCGTGATCGACCCAGTTCTCGGCATGAACAACTCCATTCGTTTCGATTCGCTCCAGACCAATTGGTACATGACATGGAACACGCTCGTACACGAACCCGGCGCGTACGAAGTAGATGGTGACTCCGTGGCCTATGAGCTAGTAACACCCCTTGGCACGGGCAACTCACCTATCCCCGGCTATGCATATCCATCGGTTTTTGCCAGTAACTACGTTTGGGTGAACCCCTTGACCGGGAGATTACTCTGGGACCAACCTACCTTGTCTGGGGAATACGTGGTCGCCATCCGTGGCAGCGAATACCGCAATGGACAATTGATCGGGCAGGTTACACGGGATGTGGAGATACAGGTAATATTCGACATGTTGATCGTCGGCGTTACAGAACTCGAACCCTCTGAGCCATTGACCATTCAACCATCGCAAGCTTCTTCAGTGATCCAATTCGACAGCGGTTCCGCTGGAAATTGTACAGCACAACTATTCAATACAACCGGCGCATTGGTTTCCACACTATCGATAACCACCAGGCTGAACACATACATAGTGAACGATCTTGACCCAGGCATGTACGTATTGCGTATTCACACAACCGAGGGCAACACGCAGATCGGCCGATTCGTTAAAGAATAA
- a CDS encoding anhydro-N-acetylmuramic acid kinase: MKKHYQAIGVMSGSSLDGIDLAWCEFVEENGRWEYSIREARTIQHTAQMRQRLTGVMHGSALDLARLHRDLGIVIGEECGELLQGEKVDVIASHGHTIFHNPDEGLTAQVGCGAQIAALSGTNTVTDFRTMDVALGGQGAPLVPLGEELLFPQHMVFLNIGGICNIALHHTDRIMGYDVCIGNQALNYLAEEAGERYDAEGTIARSGVLNGALLQSLNALPFHERAAPRSLGRDWFNENVLPLIKDPSTPLPDRMRTVVEHIAMQLATALKDSNSNCLVTGGGAYNTFLMDRIRAHSGVYLDIPGPSVVEFKEALIFALLGVLRLREESTALASVTGAKRDSVGGAVYLGNQDPKE; encoded by the coding sequence ATGAAAAAGCACTACCAAGCCATCGGTGTAATGTCCGGAAGTTCACTGGATGGGATCGACCTTGCTTGGTGCGAATTCGTTGAGGAAAATGGGCGTTGGGAGTATAGTATCCGCGAGGCACGGACGATCCAGCATACCGCGCAAATGCGACAGCGCTTAACGGGGGTCATGCATGGCTCCGCATTGGATCTGGCCCGGTTACACCGTGATCTTGGTATAGTAATAGGTGAGGAATGTGGAGAGCTATTACAGGGGGAGAAAGTCGATGTGATCGCGTCACATGGACATACTATTTTCCATAACCCGGATGAGGGGCTGACCGCTCAGGTCGGCTGTGGAGCACAGATCGCGGCTTTAAGTGGCACCAACACGGTTACGGACTTTCGTACGATGGATGTAGCTCTAGGTGGCCAAGGCGCGCCATTGGTACCGTTGGGTGAAGAGTTGCTCTTTCCGCAACACATGGTGTTCTTGAACATTGGAGGGATCTGCAATATTGCGCTGCACCACACTGATCGGATCATGGGTTACGACGTTTGCATTGGCAACCAAGCTTTGAATTACTTGGCAGAAGAAGCTGGAGAGCGCTACGACGCCGAAGGAACGATCGCACGTTCAGGAGTGTTGAATGGTGCGCTGTTGCAAAGTTTGAACGCCCTACCCTTCCATGAGCGTGCAGCACCGCGTTCGTTGGGTCGTGATTGGTTCAACGAAAACGTACTTCCATTGATCAAAGACCCATCGACCCCACTCCCGGACCGCATGCGAACGGTCGTGGAACATATTGCCATGCAACTGGCCACTGCCCTGAAGGACTCGAACTCCAACTGTTTGGTAACCGGTGGAGGTGCGTACAACACTTTCTTGATGGATCGCATCCGCGCACATTCCGGTGTTTACCTGGATATCCCCGGGCCTTCGGTGGTTGAATTCAAAGAGGCCTTGATCTTTGCGCTCTTGGGTGTCTTGCGATTGCGCGAAGAGAGCACCGCGTTGGCAAGTGTTACGGGAGCAAAGCGGGACAGCGTAGGTGGGGCGGTATATTTGGGTAACCAAGATCCGAAAGAATGA
- a CDS encoding acyl-CoA dehydrogenase, with the protein MNFELSEEQIAVRDAARDFAQNVLKPGVIDRDREQRFPKDEIKQLGELGFLGMMVNPKYGGGGMDAMSYVLAMEEISKVDASCSVVMSVNNSLVCWGLEEFANEEQKMKYLVPLAKGEMIGAFCLSEPEAGSDATSQRTTAIDMGDHYLLNGTKNWITNGNSASTYLVMAQTDASKKHKGINCLIVEKGMPGFVVGAKEDKLGIRGSDTHTLMFTDVKVPKENRIGEDGFGFTFAMRTLSGGRIGIAAQALGIASGAYELALAYSKERKAFGKAISEHQAIAFKLADMATEIEAARLLCLKAAWLKDQHLNYDQASAMAKVFSSEVAMRTTVEAVQVHGGYGYVKEYHVERLMRDAKITQIYEGTSEVQRIVISRGVLKD; encoded by the coding sequence ATGAATTTCGAACTTTCAGAAGAACAGATCGCAGTACGCGATGCTGCGCGCGATTTTGCACAGAACGTGCTGAAGCCCGGTGTCATTGACCGTGATCGCGAGCAACGCTTTCCGAAGGATGAGATCAAGCAATTGGGTGAGTTGGGTTTTCTGGGTATGATGGTGAACCCTAAATACGGTGGTGGCGGCATGGATGCCATGAGCTACGTGCTGGCCATGGAAGAGATCAGTAAGGTGGATGCGAGTTGTTCAGTCGTGATGTCCGTGAATAATAGTCTCGTTTGTTGGGGCCTGGAGGAGTTCGCGAACGAAGAACAAAAAATGAAGTACTTGGTGCCGTTGGCCAAGGGTGAGATGATCGGCGCATTTTGCCTGAGCGAGCCTGAAGCGGGAAGTGATGCAACCAGTCAGCGCACTACAGCCATCGACATGGGCGACCATTATCTGTTGAACGGTACGAAGAACTGGATCACGAACGGCAACAGTGCAAGCACGTATCTGGTGATGGCCCAAACGGATGCCAGCAAAAAGCACAAAGGCATTAATTGTTTGATCGTTGAAAAAGGGATGCCCGGTTTCGTTGTTGGGGCTAAGGAAGACAAGCTCGGCATTCGCGGTAGCGATACGCATACGTTGATGTTCACCGATGTGAAAGTTCCCAAGGAAAATCGTATTGGTGAGGATGGTTTCGGTTTCACCTTCGCAATGAGAACATTGAGTGGTGGAAGGATCGGCATTGCAGCCCAAGCCCTTGGAATTGCGAGCGGTGCATATGAATTGGCTTTGGCCTATAGCAAGGAGCGCAAAGCATTCGGTAAAGCGATCAGCGAGCACCAAGCGATCGCATTCAAACTGGCGGATATGGCTACTGAGATCGAGGCAGCTCGCTTGTTATGCCTGAAAGCAGCTTGGTTGAAGGACCAACATTTGAATTACGACCAAGCCAGCGCAATGGCAAAGGTGTTCTCCAGTGAAGTAGCGATGAGAACCACGGTTGAAGCAGTTCAAGTGCATGGTGGCTACGGATACGTTAAAGAGTACCACGTGGAGCGCTTAATGCGCGATGCCAAGATCACACAGATCTATGAGGGTACCAGCGAGGTTCAGCGGATCGTGATCTCACGCGGTGTGCTGAAGGACTAG